From a single Deltaproteobacteria bacterium genomic region:
- a CDS encoding GMC family oxidoreductase has translation MILDTTSVDRDVTLSTDVCVVGSGAGGAVAAKELAGAGRSVVVVEAGGYHTSRDFTQREEQMYPRLYGDAGVQATTESTAWIAQGRALGGSTVTSLCVCARPPRAVLEHWRDGLAIPGVGPDDMVRYYRQVEDALQVSQLSPEQVNKNNQLLQAGAERLGYHSVRIAHNRVDCLGCGYCALGCAYDRKTDALTTHLRLASQQGAIIVPDCRVEAITTAHGRVSGVSATFGRTARVPAVLTVQAKVVVLAAGAIGSPHLWLRSGLPNTQRQVGRALHLHPQVVMAGVFAEEVAAWRGIPQSIVIDEFFQQNGAAGGGFLITPLAVHPLALATLLPGFGAAHRQLLELYPRLGLAAVMLHDRSSGNVELDNSGGATVNYQLSDEDRAALAEGMRRLADVYCAAGAERVILPFTELVEITRRGDYRPIDDHPVRANDPLLLSFHPQGSLRMGTEPRRSVVNQLGEAHEIRGLFVADASVFPTAIGVPPQLTVAAFACRTAQHIANHWPTVSKS, from the coding sequence GTGATTCTCGACACCACCAGCGTTGATCGCGACGTCACCCTGAGCACCGACGTCTGCGTTGTCGGCTCGGGGGCGGGCGGCGCGGTGGCTGCCAAAGAGCTGGCCGGCGCCGGCCGCTCGGTCGTCGTTGTCGAGGCCGGCGGCTATCACACCAGTCGTGACTTCACACAACGTGAAGAGCAGATGTATCCGCGGCTGTACGGTGACGCCGGGGTGCAGGCGACCACCGAATCGACCGCCTGGATCGCGCAGGGACGGGCGCTGGGCGGCTCGACGGTGACCAGCCTCTGCGTCTGCGCGCGGCCGCCGCGGGCAGTGCTCGAACACTGGCGCGATGGGCTGGCGATCCCGGGCGTCGGGCCCGATGACATGGTGCGCTACTACCGCCAAGTCGAAGATGCTCTGCAGGTGAGCCAGCTCAGCCCGGAGCAGGTCAACAAGAACAATCAGCTGCTGCAGGCCGGGGCCGAGCGGCTCGGCTATCACAGCGTGCGCATCGCTCACAACCGCGTCGATTGTCTCGGCTGCGGCTACTGCGCGTTGGGCTGCGCTTACGACCGCAAGACCGATGCGCTGACCACGCATCTGCGCCTGGCCTCACAGCAGGGCGCCATCATCGTGCCCGACTGCCGGGTCGAGGCGATCACGACGGCACACGGCCGAGTCTCCGGCGTCAGCGCGACCTTCGGCCGTACCGCCAGGGTACCGGCAGTGCTGACGGTGCAAGCCAAGGTGGTGGTGTTGGCGGCGGGCGCCATCGGCTCGCCGCACTTGTGGCTGCGCAGTGGGCTGCCCAACACGCAGCGGCAAGTGGGCCGCGCCTTACACCTGCACCCGCAGGTGGTGATGGCCGGCGTCTTCGCCGAAGAGGTGGCCGCGTGGCGGGGAATTCCCCAAAGCATAGTGATCGACGAATTCTTTCAACAGAACGGCGCCGCCGGCGGCGGTTTTCTCATCACACCGCTGGCGGTGCACCCGCTGGCGCTGGCGACACTGCTACCCGGCTTCGGCGCGGCGCACCGGCAGCTACTCGAACTCTACCCCCGCCTGGGCTTGGCGGCGGTGATGCTGCACGATCGCTCGAGTGGCAACGTCGAACTCGACAACAGCGGCGGGGCAACGGTCAATTACCAGCTCAGCGACGAAGACCGCGCCGCGCTGGCGGAGGGCATGCGCCGGCTCGCCGACGTCTATTGTGCCGCCGGGGCCGAACGGGTGATCCTGCCTTTCACTGAGTTGGTCGAAATCACTCGCCGTGGCGACTACCGCCCGATCGACGATCACCCGGTGCGCGCCAACGATCCGCTGTTGCTCTCCTTCCACCCGCAAGGCTCGCTGCGCATGGGCACGGAGCCGCGCCGCTCGGTGGTCAACCAACTGGGCGAAGCGCACGAAATCCGCGGCCTGTTCGTCGCCGACGCCAGCGTCTTTCCCACCGCCATCGGCGTGCCGCCGCAACTCACGGTCGCCGCCTTCGCCTGCCGCACGGCGCAGCACATCGCCAACCATTGGCCGACGGTGAGCAAGAGCTGA
- a CDS encoding FecR domain-containing protein codes for MTRAGRVCVAMLMLMAVCVAGANPCAAQGTATAAEVATVAAVVGGAELQRAGGGDWQLVVVGSALFAGDRVRTRPTSRLKLVFQDDSLVDVGPGTELLIESQAFDPATRQYRSTLRLAFGKLRALVSEYYSAPRARYEIETPTAVAGVRGTEFVVVYDQTAEHTDIVGIDGEVQVEGTLGVVGGGVRIGPRMASRVQKGRFPSAPRRIDDALFRQYLEGLDIVGTGGRDSLGSAHAAVKGSLLSPADSAEAAGGAAPKTETAAARSAPAGLVVGAPDEPVAARLSRDVATNTQPLLEYRLNPPGQAPTGKVRVGF; via the coding sequence ATGACACGCGCAGGCAGAGTCTGCGTCGCCATGCTGATGCTGATGGCCGTTTGTGTGGCCGGAGCAAACCCTTGCGCGGCGCAAGGTACCGCCACGGCGGCGGAAGTGGCCACCGTGGCGGCGGTAGTCGGCGGCGCCGAACTCCAGCGTGCCGGCGGAGGCGATTGGCAGCTTGTAGTCGTGGGCAGTGCGCTGTTCGCCGGCGACCGCGTGCGCACCCGCCCCACCAGCCGACTCAAACTCGTGTTCCAAGATGACTCGCTGGTCGACGTCGGACCCGGCACCGAGTTGTTGATCGAGAGCCAGGCTTTTGATCCGGCTACGCGGCAGTATCGCTCAACACTACGGCTGGCCTTCGGCAAGTTGCGGGCGCTGGTGAGCGAATACTACAGCGCGCCGCGCGCGCGCTACGAGATTGAAACTCCCACCGCCGTCGCCGGCGTCCGCGGTACCGAGTTCGTCGTGGTCTACGACCAGACCGCGGAACATACCGATATCGTCGGCATCGATGGCGAAGTACAGGTCGAGGGCACACTCGGCGTCGTCGGTGGCGGCGTGCGCATCGGGCCACGCATGGCCAGTCGCGTGCAGAAGGGCCGCTTTCCGTCGGCACCCCGGCGCATCGACGACGCGCTGTTTCGCCAATACCTCGAAGGCCTCGACATCGTCGGCACCGGCGGGCGCGACAGCTTGGGCAGTGCACATGCCGCGGTCAAGGGCAGCTTGCTCTCGCCCGCCGACAGCGCCGAGGCCGCCGGTGGTGCTGCGCCTAAGACCGAGACCGCGGCCGCTCGATCAGCCCCGGCGGGCCTGGTCGTTGGCGCACCCGACGAACCGGTGGCCGCGCGGCTCTCGCGCGACGTCGCCACCAACACCCAGCCGCTGTTGGAGTACCGCCTCAACCCGCCCGGCCAGGCTCCCACCGGCAAAGTCCGCGTCGGATTCTGA